One stretch of Lagenorhynchus albirostris chromosome 13, mLagAlb1.1, whole genome shotgun sequence DNA includes these proteins:
- the FNDC4 gene encoding fibronectin type III domain-containing protein 4 isoform X1 gives MPQCLPEDSVGTMASLMPLSPYLSPTVLLLVSCDLGFVRADRPPSPVNVTVTHLRANSATVSWDVPEGNIVIGYSISQQRQNGPGQRVIREVNTTTRACALWGLAEDSDYTVQVRSIGLRGESPPGPRVHFRTLKGSDRLPSNSSSPGDITVEGLDGERPLQTGEVVIIVVVLLMWAAVIGLFCRQYDIIKDNDSNNNPKEKGKGPEQSPQGRPVGARQKNSPSINTIDV, from the exons ATGCCCCAGTGCCTCCCAGAGGACTCGGTGGGGACCATGGCTTCGCTAATGCCCCTCTCTCCATATCTAAGCCCCACTGTCCTCCTGCTGGTCAGTTGTGACCTGGGCTTTGTACGAGCAG ACCGGCCTCCCTCTCCTGTGAATGTGACAGTCACTCACCTCAGAGCCAACTCGGCCACTGTGTCTTGGGACGTCCCAGAAGGCAACATCGTCATTGGCTACTCCATTTCCCAGCAA CGACAGAATGGACCGGGGCAACGTGTGATCCGGGAGGTGAACACCACCACTCGGGCCTGTGCCCTCTGGGGCCTGGCTGAAGACAGTGACTACACAGTGCAGGTCAGGAGCATCGGCCTTCGGGGAGAGAGCCCCCCAGGGCCGCGGGTGCACTTCCGAACTCTCAAGGGTTCTGACCGGCTACCCTCAAACAGCTCGAGCCCAG GTGATATCACAGTGGAGGGTCTAGATGGAGAGCGACCTCTGCAGACGGGGGAAGTGGTCATCATTGTGGTGGTGTTGCTCATGTGGGCTG CTGTAATTGGGCTATTCTGCCGTCAGTATGACATCATCAAGGACAATGACTCCAACAATAACCccaaggagaaggggaagggaccGGAACAGAGTCCTCAGGGAAGGCCAGTGGGGGCGAGACAG AAAAACTCACCCTCCATCAACACCATTGACGTATGA
- the FNDC4 gene encoding fibronectin type III domain-containing protein 4 isoform X2, giving the protein MPQCLPEDSVGTMASLMPLSPYLSPTVLLLVSCDLGFVRADRPPSPVNVTVTHLRANSATVSWDVPEGNIVIGYSISQQRQNGPGQRVIREVNTTTRACALWGLAEDSDYTVQVRSIGLRGESPPGPRVHFRTLKGSDRLPSNSSSPGDITVEGLDGERPLQTGEVVIIVVVLLMWAEKLTLHQHH; this is encoded by the exons ATGCCCCAGTGCCTCCCAGAGGACTCGGTGGGGACCATGGCTTCGCTAATGCCCCTCTCTCCATATCTAAGCCCCACTGTCCTCCTGCTGGTCAGTTGTGACCTGGGCTTTGTACGAGCAG ACCGGCCTCCCTCTCCTGTGAATGTGACAGTCACTCACCTCAGAGCCAACTCGGCCACTGTGTCTTGGGACGTCCCAGAAGGCAACATCGTCATTGGCTACTCCATTTCCCAGCAA CGACAGAATGGACCGGGGCAACGTGTGATCCGGGAGGTGAACACCACCACTCGGGCCTGTGCCCTCTGGGGCCTGGCTGAAGACAGTGACTACACAGTGCAGGTCAGGAGCATCGGCCTTCGGGGAGAGAGCCCCCCAGGGCCGCGGGTGCACTTCCGAACTCTCAAGGGTTCTGACCGGCTACCCTCAAACAGCTCGAGCCCAG GTGATATCACAGTGGAGGGTCTAGATGGAGAGCGACCTCTGCAGACGGGGGAAGTGGTCATCATTGTGGTGGTGTTGCTCATGTGGGCTG AAAAACTCACCCTCCATCAACACCATTGA